The Acanthopagrus latus isolate v.2019 chromosome 20, fAcaLat1.1, whole genome shotgun sequence genomic sequence TTTGTTCCTACCtagatgtttattttcaaacagtGTCTCCTGATCTCTCCTTCATTTGCCTCTGTAGAGCTGGCAGAATCAACACATTGGATGGAAACCAGATGACTTTTGTGGCATTAAGACGGTTTCCCTTCCTTTTGAAGTTTTGTGGAAACCAGATATAACTATTGaagaaatgtatgtatgtatgaatgtacaTTCATGTGCCAACATTTGCAAAACCACAACAGTAATTAGAGTAATTGGTGTTATAGGGATTCATGTTACGGCTGGGGCATTAGGCTTGGACTGTTAGAAAAGTAATGATTATAAAATGGCTTCTTGCTCCTACCGAACCGTAACATAAGCACTCCATATTTACAGCAGATTATAGAAAACTATTTCACAAAGAATTTGAAACAAAACCAGTCAGTCACGATTCCTGACACAATTCTAAGACTTTCCTGTTTAGGGTAATAAAGCTGTTGCACAATTTACGGAAACGCTCACTGGAGTACTCATAAAAACTGAATATATGTAACTTATTTTTCTGTCGACTGACTTATCAATTAATAGCCTAATTTTTTCAGCTATATACTCAAACTAATCTGTTTGAGAAGGGCCTGTGTGTCCATATGTCTCATAACTGAGGGCAGTTTGAATGACAGGGTACATCAGTAAGAGAGAATATTCCAGGAAATGACAATTAAATTATGCCCAAAAGTTCATCTTTGAAGAATATGtacacatcattttcacaattgactttttctgttgttgtgtatAATTCATGTGTGTTTCATACAGGACAGAAAAAGATAAAGCCCCTCCGAGTCCCCTTCTCACCATCCACAGTAACGGTTTAGTCAAGATTCAGAATGACCAGGTGCTGGTCAGCACCTGCAGGATGCACGTTTACAAATTCCCCTTTGACATCCAGAGCTGCAACCTCACCTTCAAGTCTGTCGTACACTCTGGTGAGCTTGTAATATGAAACTAACTTTTCTCATCACATGAACAGGCGCCACCAGAAACCTCACAGTCTGTCTTTATCTCCCCCATCAGTCGATGAAATACAGCTTGTTCACAATGTCCAGTcttcagaggacacacacacaatgatgcGAACCCAGTATGAGTGGCTGTTCATCAACATGACTGTCATCAACAAAACTGTTAACATGTTCGGCCTCAAGCAAGATGTGCTTATCTACACTGTAAGTGTTACTGGAtacagaacagtgtttgaagctggaatggtggctactttaaaaaaaaaaatatattattgtaTATTAGATGGtcctgcaaatataaacaaagcaaaaacatttacaattaaAATGTGTTCCCTCTCTCTGAGTCAACTGTGTGCATATTCAAAGGACAGGTTGAGCACTGTCCACAGTACAGAACTTTATCACaggaaatgttgacatttcacaGTAGAAACATGTCAAAAACACTAGAAACACTTCTGATTTTCCAGTCTTTTATAAGCAGATCGATTGATTATGTTGTTGCTACAAGCTGTGTATTGTGTGGTTGCAGTCATAGGACAATCTATCATGTGACACATAAttcaacagatttccatgaagaGGCGTTCTGTCCTCTACATCGCCAACTTCATGCTGCCCATCCTGTTCTTCTTGGCTCTGGACTTGGCCTCCTTCATGATCTCAGACAACGGGGGCGAGAAGCTCGGCTTCCAGGTCACTGTGCTGCTTGCCGTCACTGTGATGCAACTTATTCTGAATGATATACTGCCTTCTTCTTCAGACAGGATTCCACTCATAGGTAAagaagagtctacagccatgctaacaCTCTGTGGGGCTGTACAGGCagagtggtgctttgagctaaatgctaatgttagcacacCAACATGCTTACTATGCTAGCACTCTCATGTTTTAAAGGTTTGATGCTTTACACTGATTCCCAAAAAGTTATCACCCCTGGTCGCTTCGCGTTTGAAGCAGTCCAAACTGATTCAGCACAATTATTCTCTCTCCTTTAGTGGTCTACTGTATTGGGATTTTTGGTTTGATGATGCTGAGCCTCCTGGAGACGATTCTGGTGCTGTATCTAATGGCGAAAGACTCCCAAGACAATGAGATGGATAAAGAGGACTATAACCAACAGGATGAAGCTGCCTGTGAAGGGGGTGAGGCTCATTGCAGCCAAGAGGGATGTTTATACCTGAATTTGAACTGACACAATAGTGTAATGCTACTGTGTTATAATTGTACTAATATTGTGCACATCAATGAATTCTAATACTGGTTTTATAATAATTCAGTATACGCTGCAACCGCCCTTTGTGTCTAATGTGTCCTTCCAGACAAGAAGAAATGGACTGCGTGCATCTGTGATGTTTCAACAGATGAAACGCCAAATGAGCCGCTGAAGGTTGggtttactttttactttaaagggatagtttagctgaaattataaagaaaaaaaaggtagtTTTCTCACAGAAGTAGTCTATCTAGCCATGGAAATAGCTTCAGATTTACTCATTTAGAATTTGAGATTTACTTTTCGGTCAATGCACtacaacaagaaaacatttgcaaatcATAATTACTCTAATTAAATACTATCTTCTACCCCCCTCTGCAGGggagcagcagccagctgaCGGAGGAGTCCCAGGCCTTTGTTAAGCTCTCAGATGAGCTGAGGGAGGTGGTGAAAGCACTGACACTGCTCCTCAACAGcaagagggaaggagggaagccCGGCTACTGGACCAGAGTGACCAAAACAATCAACAaagttttcttcattttctatGTCATAGCTGCTGGCGTGTTTTTACTCTGTATGTCTCTCAGTTGGAATAACACACTAGACTAATGGTGCTTCATAATGACACAGAGTGCACTTTTTGATAACCTATCCTTCATCatcacaaattttaaaaaggtaGAAAGAAGTCCTTCAATAGTGATGTTTGCATGTCCTACACATAGCTACATCCCATATCTAACACATACTCGGTATGACACTGGTCGGCATGTGCAATGCTAATGTTCAGTGAACCCACCAGATGCGTaataaaaatagacaaaataaaGCATGCAAGTCATTCATTTCTGGTGTTTAATTGACTGATTCAACGGTTACATTGTCCAGGTCAGAAGGTTGTCGATAAGAAACATAGTGATGCTCATCCTGTTtagccagctgcagcagtgtttcatAGATAGGTTGCTTAATATATatcatgtcacatgttttactgctgcacataaaatgtctcctccGTCAATCcatttccagtgtgtgtgcgctggaGGCTGTGCGTTTCCGCATCACACTTGTGTATGCTGAATATCAGACAATAATTGGCTGTAAACCATCTgagatgtcacaaatcatgctttTTGTCCCGCCTCTTACAATCTGATTTTCAGTGAGAACAGAGGAAGTGTAGACTTTCAGCAGTGAATGAGAGCACAGCCCTCTAGTGTCGACACAGTGAACCTAAAATTCAActgcaggaacaagaagaaaaaaacattttcaactaaAAACAATTAGAAAATATGCAAACAAGGAAATTTATGTTAAAAATCACTAGACAAAACCAAAATACGATGAAACAATTACAAGACAATTAAAAGGCTGTTTACTATCTAGACATTGTTAATTATTTCACACAAATTCAATCCACTGCTCAAAATAGTCCCACATAAACTTAACAGCTAACATTTGATAAAAGCTACTTTGGCcagttgttgatttatttaaaagtatTGATACTAATTATGAATTCATGACTCAATCGGTTGGAACCAGTGTGCTTGatgagaggaagggaaggacaGTAATAAGAGATGGACTGGGTGGATGGAAGACATTTTTGAGTCACCAGCCGCTACTGGTAAAAACCCTCTTGATTGGAGAATGCACTCACACCACTGAAAACTCAGCCATTAAATCTTTCCACTTCCTTGCAGAAGTGCACTCTGGAGTACAGCTACATGTGGTTGGAAATCACTTCCTAGATTACGGAGatgaaaacaagtaaaaaacaaGGATTGGTCACTGAGTTTGCCCAACCCTCTTCCAGTGTTGGATTGTATTTCAGTGCAGAGTGGACAGCGATGCACATTTGCTGTACAAACCTCTCACTGACTGGATTCTTGCTGGTCCTGCACTCATGATTCCTGCCggcttcttcttcctgctcctcctcacaggTGAGGTTTCTCTCGTCCTCACAGCTCTGGATAATTCACAAACCTCAGTATGAACAGCTTTATTTTAGATTCAAGGCTGCTGATTTTAGATACCATTTGGGTTTCCAGTTTATTTGGCATGGTTGCTAAAACTAATGCAGTCAAATACAACATTGCTGTAATAAATCCAGCCCTCATGAATCTTATGATGTTCAGTTTTGGAGAATATTGTAGCTCATGTCTGTATGGTTgttgtttctaatattttaccTGCCCTGACTTACCAGGACATGGTGGACACAGTATTTAGAAATGCCTTTCATTATAATTTAAAGATAACAACAATGACCAAACTGCTGTTAGATTGTAGAAAGTGCTCTTTGCATCTCCATGTTATTTAAATGAAGGATTTGCAAAAATAAGTAAAGACCCATAAGAGCAACAGTTATGTTAGTTAtttatgcttgtttttttatgcttttctgGACTGGATTTAAAATTGAAAGATGTTTGGAGGTGAAATATCTTCTCCCTTATCACACAACACTGTGGCAACATGGAGTTACTTAAAGTTTTACTCAATTAATTATTCTTCCTTTTGGGCCCAACTTTAAGATAttagaaaatacatttggtttctgccttgtatatatattttttgatgctgaaaataaataaaaagtgtaaaCATTCAAACCACAAATGGTCTTTAGTTTCTTTTGTATCAACATTTCCAGCTCCTCTCAGATCAACGTTTTTGTTGTGCtaaaagaggagctggaggattTGATGGGCCCTCCTGTCTCATAATCTAAAAGCAATTGACTGGTGAAAGGCCACATAGTGCCTCATGAactaacaaagtaaaacagcctCGGTATACGTCATGTATAATGATGAGAGAGTTTTTGTTAAAGGTTTTCTAAATGGCTGGAAGTGAATTTTGGTTCAGACACAATGTGCTCCTGGCCATGATATTATCAACACGCATTTGGTGGTGGACCACAGATGCATCTCAAGTTGAAAATTAGACTCAGTGTACTGTAACAATCATTCAGTGGTTGAGCAGAGCTAGTCCGTATGTCTGCCAGCTCCGATCTCATGATGACATTTGTGTGACCACAACCATATGACTGCTTATATTCATGAGCTGGCTTTATGAGCTTGATATTAATGAttgttattactattattatacATCAGTCATGttcaaaaacaagagaaagataaacacacatcatAAACTGCCAATATTTAGTTGCACAAATAAGTAGTATGATAAGTACTAGGGGCGCAGCTTAAGGTACACCGGtctaatcagcatcttgatatgccacaccAGTGAGGTGGGATGGATTATCTCAGCAAAGGAGAAGTGCTCCCTAACACAGATTTAGACTGATTTGCGAACAATATTTGAAAGAAATGGTTCTTTTGTGtatatagaaaatgttttaaatcttcaagttcagctcattaaaaatgggggcaaaaacaaaagtgttgcgttttatgttttttttccaaaaacaaagacatttcaaacacactcaTCTAGATTTTTGCCCAAACGTATATACAGAGAGCCAACTGATGGTATTGACTCCCTGAAGACACACAACCAACTGAGCACAGGAACTGCAACCCCCTTATATAatctcccagctgactgattgcAGCCAGCTGTAGGAGAAACATCACAGGTGCATCCAATAGCTTCTGATTACCTGTGACCTACATCTTGAGAGATCCCTGTTCACATCAGGACCTTGGGGAATCTCTGATCTGTCCATGGCAGGTAGTGAATGGTGAgagataaatatatttacatcttCTGAATCACACGTGATGTCTGTCAGTGAACCACATCATCTCACTCAAcatgctagcatggctaaaaatcCCAATACATCTGGCCATATTGACAGCCACAGTGTTTTCGTGAACAAGCTTACATACAGGATCGGTTCTACAAGTCACAGGTTTTGGTGGCAactatttatttagttttatgaTGTTCGGAGGCGGTAGATGCACATAACAACTCTAACTAGCTGAGATGACGATAATCAAACATGTTGAAGGAGCTCAGAATTGCAAATgatttgttggtgtttgtgtctctttgtttctgctgcagatgttcagACATCTGATGAACATAACTGCACTTATCTGGATGTTTTACAGCACTTGAACTtgaccaaaaacaaagagaagttCACCATGATCCGGCCTGTTAAAAACTACAAAGAGCCAGTAACAGTAACACTGGATGTGCTACTCTATGCTATGCTAGACGTGGTAAGTGGTTGCTTATATAACTTTATTATAGGTTATATTGGTTTAATTTCTCTCTTGTCCAGTGACATAACAGGATGTCAAATTCATGTTGTATTGGCTTTAAAATCAGGACATGAAACATTCTACGTGAGGTGTCAGCTGCCTAGCTCTGATTGTACTCAGCCCCTAATATTCCCGGAGACCAGATTTTGTCATGATTATGAAAGGAGGACGTAAATGCAAAACACTCAAGGCAGGTAggtagaaaacaaaagcaagcgTTAATAAGctggccaaaagaaaaaaaaaaaaaaacacaggcaggagCAAACCAAAGTAGCATGGGGAAGACTTGCAGGAACACAAGAAGCACTACAGACACGTTCGAGACAAGGGATGGACATGACAAAGAGTGAGTGGACAACACAGGCTTGAATACAAACTGAAGTAATGAGGGGATATGTGCAGGGTGACACACACTGGGAACAGGTCGGTGTTAACGAAGCTGATGTGAGACGTGAGGCGTGTCGGAACAATCAGACTGGGGAGgggcacaggaacacaggagggaaataGGACCCTGGGAGCACAGGTGAGAATGAAGCAGAAAAGTATCGAGAAACGACATAAAACAGGATATCaccacaaattaaaacaggaaatcaacaaacCAAGAAGCCCAAACCATGACAGATATTCTTTTTAAAGCATGGCAGCCATCAGACATTGACAGCTGATCCAAATCCAGTTTAAGAATGCAGAAtagttgattaaaaaaaattaaaaatctaacGTAGATATCAgaggtggtgaaaaaaaaaaagattattgattaattgtgaTTACAATATTGACGATTGTGAGTCGATTATTAAATTTCCAAagattgatttcttttttttgaaattGCAATACAAACCGCCTCATATGTGACCATTACAGCTCATTATGTCAGCAGTTAATGGAAGCTAATATCCTATGTACTTCAGACGAAAGCTATGGATGATAGCCACACAGGCAGAAATATCTGTGAGTTTCTCAAAGCAATGGCAGACGAGTGGGGAATAGAGAAACACGACCTGCTGAGCTTGGCaactttcttcatttaaaacaaattaaataatgatTTTGATATTACAGTTACACTATAACATACCGGAGGTGCTGTGACGTGTTACTCAAAAGAGAAGTAAAATAATTCAGCAGTTGACTGATGTTAAATGGAAGATCATTAATTGTTAATAATCGAAAATCGAATTGATAATTGTTAATAATCGAAAATCGAATTGATAATCGTTAATAATCGAAAATTGATTTGTAATGGAATCGAATCGAATTGGGAAATTGGGCTGATTAACCAGCCTTAGTAGATATACTTGGCGGAGTTTTTGTGCCCTGAGTGCTTTTTGGTTTGATTTGCATAACTGAAGTTCTGTTGATTACTCATGTTGGTGATTCTAGTGTGTCTGTTTAAAACTGTGTCAATTAAACGTCTTCTTTGCTCTTAGAGAGAGAAGGACCAGCAAGTGATTCCTTACGTTTGGATTGATATGGTAAGTTGTGTCTGAAAGAATAAGGCCATGAATACATTTCCACTCTAACTCACTTGGAAAACTCAAAGTGCAattgtttgaaaaaacatttctttccttgtttttatCCACAGTGGTGGAAAAATGAATTCCTTTCTTGGGATCCTAATGATTTCTGCAACATTACCAATATGTCTCTCCCCACTGAACTGTTGTGGAAGCCGGATATAACTATTGAAGAGATGTAAGTTTGAGCGTACGTTCGTGTTCTGACACTCACAACTGTAACCTGTTACTCGTCATCATGTTATCATTAAGAAATGACACAGAAACCGAATCATCTAGATGCCAAAACATTCGTCAGTTTAGCAACAGGATTGAAACATGTCTTGGTTATTACTCATCAGGATCAAACTAATATATCTGAGCTGGGCAGATTTGGACAAAACATTTAGAAACTATATCCATGTTTGAGTTGGTTTTGATCACGATCATCTGCCTTTTTTCTGTGCTGCTTAATAGTGAGAACCCCAAAACTGAGACAACTGCCACTTTAACAGCAGAATTAAACatcataaagacagaaaacaacacagagatgtACAAACAATATGAAgtagagcagctgcagccacaaTCTTATGTTAGGATGTGAACATTGACTTAGGAACTGTTCATCTGTGATGACGTTGTGAACACTGTTTGACCTGAAGATCCAAGTGAgaatcaaaatgttgtgtttattaaCGTTATGTGGCATGAAGTTTACAGGTGCTATTCTCTTTACATTCACACATCCAGCATTTAACCAGAGACATTGTTGTTACATTTATGTCATAAACCTTTGTAACTCCCAGTGTTTAATGGTATAATAAACTATGTGAAATTTAAAGTATACCACCGTGATTCCCCACAGGACAGAGAAGGACAGACCCCCTCCAAATCCGTTTCTCATCATTCACAGTGATGGTGAAATTGAAATAACGGACGACCAGGTGTTGGTCAGCGCCTGCAGGATGCGTGTTTACAAATTCCCCTTCGACATTCAGACCTGCAACCTCTCTTTCAAGTCTGTCGTACACTCTGGTGAGTCTGTTGCATTTGACAGTTTCATACGTCCCAGAGGGGAAGTAGCACCATAATTTATGGCACAACATGTGTTATCAAAACCCATTTTCAAACAGAATGGAGGCTTTCAACAAACTGCATCATACTACATCATTTTCTAAACCACTGCTCACTTTGTCTTGTAAAatacaccaaacacacacataataccaataaacaaacacatactggAAGTTGAATATCCTacagcaaaatgaaaagcattctGGTCACATTTGAACCTTTGAAGAGCTcatcactgatgacatcagGTGAAAGGTCATCATGTGACTTAAACTCTACAGTCAGTTCAtttaattcataaataaaactaCTCTGTGACCTATTTCAAACTGATCTGCTACAGCAACAAAAAAGCCCAAACTATTTTTTCgctctgtaaacacatttctgatgaaTGAAATGCTAAACTCTCTCAACACACAGCCTACgtcacaataaaagtcaaagtGAGTTTGAATGAATGTGTGCTTTAATGACTTTTACAGTTTTTCCATCAGCTGATCGTTCATATTATACGGTCCTTATTTGTTAACCTGTaaggaaatgtcacatttttatttttatttctcacctCAGACAGGGAAATAGTGCTCAATGAGCATTTAAACTCTTCAGAGATTGTCGAGGGGACTCTCAAGTTGATGCACAACCAGTACGAGTGGCTGTTCGTCAACATGACGGttcacagaaaaaacatcaatgtCTTTGACTTCCACCAAAGTGTGATCATTTACACGGTGAGTATTcccagacacagacacacaggcggAAAGTAAATATTTTCCATGTACTTTTCCACCTCTTTTTCTCAAGTGATCTAAGTATTAACATTTTGTAAGTCTTTATACGGTTTACCATGTCAATACATTTCTAAGGGGAGCActgattcatttattatttcccCTTGACTTTTCTGATGACAGGCTTGAAGTGCAAATGCAaaactaatttcagtttttctatTTAAGGAGTTAAATAGGGATTTCCACTCCCCATTTTGAGTTTCACATTTGATGTTTTGCTTATATTCTTGTTTCCATTTCCCTTTTTGGATTCATCTCATTTAAGCCTCCAGTTTCTATCTATTCATTTCTATTTAAGATTTTTAAAATCTCACTTGTAAGTTGCTTGTGTTTTTGCGCTTATATGCAAAAGACTTTGTTGCACATTTGAGCGCACTGTCATCAAATCAgggtctctgtgtctgtgtgaagtgtGAGGCAGCTTTCATGCCTCTTGCACATCGCACAGATGACAAGAACATGAGAGAAAGTGATCTATGATTTGAATTAGCAATGAAAGACAATGATTTATTAATCACATCTTAACTTCTCCAGCACTCACCAGAATGATGATCCCCTTCATAACTCAGGTGCACCACTGTAGATGTGGACAGATTAGGAGTGACTAGCTGGATTCCACCTGCTGCCTTTATACCTGTAACACCTGTTGCTTTAGTTCAGCCTCTGCCAGATGTGCAGTACAGGTCAACCACTTGACCCTTGAACATCATTTCACAGATCTCCATCAAGAGGAGAGCTGGCCTCTACATCATCAACTTCATGCTGCCCATCCTGTTCTTTGTGGGTCTGGACTTGGCCTCCTTCATGATCTCAGACAGCAGTGGTGAGAAGCTCAGCTTCAAGGTCACTGTGCTGCTCGCCGTCACTGTGATGCAGCTTATTCTGAACGATATACTGCCTTCTTCTTCAAACAGGATTCCACTCATAGGTAAAGAAACCCATTCTTGAGTCTTATATGACAGCACTTTATATGGGATTTTCTGACACTGTGTAGTTATTTGTCCACATTAATGATGATGCCTTCCCCCTTTAGCATCCTACTGTATTGGGATTTTTGGTTTGATGATGCTCAGCCTCCTGGAGACGGTTTTGGTGATGTTTCTGTTGCACAAAGACACGAAAGAATtggcagaaaaagaacaaagcaTGATTGAAGACTTTGGGTATAAAGAGAGCGATGTCAGCATAAAAAATTACTACACAGGTGAGATTCATGACCATAGGAAAGTCACACATCTGGTGAAGTTGCAAAGCAGCATATAAATTGTTCCAGATGTTCATTTCTTTGGAAACAGTCACGTATGCAATGTCTCATACAAAGCACTTGT encodes the following:
- the LOC119010223 gene encoding 5-hydroxytryptamine receptor 3A-like codes for the protein MICWCLCLFVSAADVQTSDEHNCTYLDVLQHLNLTKNKEKFTMIRPVKNYKEPVTVTLDVLLYAMLDVREKDQQVIPYVWIDMWWKNEFLSWDPNDFCNITNMSLPTELLWKPDITIEEMTEKDRPPPNPFLIIHSDGEIEITDDQVLVSACRMRVYKFPFDIQTCNLSFKSVVHSDREIVLNEHLNSSEIVEGTLKLMHNQYEWLFVNMTVHRKNINVFDFHQSVIIYTISIKRRAGLYIINFMLPILFFVGLDLASFMISDSSGEKLSFKVTVLLAVTVMQLILNDILPSSSNRIPLIASYCIGIFGLMMLSLLETVLVMFLLHKDTKELAEKEQSMIEDFGYKESDVSIKNYYTGVCDVSPGQTPSEVLPVVKEESSSQLMEESHDVEKLLYELRELVKMLLNSRMEEARPAGYWKGVCNKLNKGFFIFYIIALALFLVYMFYRWNAE
- the LOC119010222 gene encoding 5-hydroxytryptamine receptor 3A-like — encoded protein: LAVDGESSEKMCSYQDVLNYMNLSKSNELFFMTRPVKDHKQPTRVSLEVLLYAILDVREIDQMFIPYVWIITSWQNQHIGWKPDDFCGIKTVSLPFEVLWKPDITIEEMTEKDKAPPSPLLTIHSNGLVKIQNDQVLVSTCRMHVYKFPFDIQSCNLTFKSVVHSGELLVHNVQSSEDTHTMMRTQYEWLFINMTVINKTVNMFGLKQDVLIYTISMKRRSVLYIANFMLPILFFLALDLASFMISDNGGEKLGFQVTVLLAVTVMQLILNDILPSSSDRIPLIVVYCIGIFGLMMLSLLETILVLYLMAKDSQDNEMDKEDYNQQDEAACEGVPDKKKWTACICDVSTDETPNEPLKGSSSQLTEESQAFVKLSDELREVVKALTLLLNSKREGGKPGYWTRVTKTINKVFFIFYVIAAGVFLLCMSLSWNNTLD